The Carassius gibelio isolate Cgi1373 ecotype wild population from Czech Republic chromosome A8, carGib1.2-hapl.c, whole genome shotgun sequence genome contains the following window.
TATAAAGAAACGCGCTACAAATCCATCACAACGCATGCATATAAAGAAACAAGCTACAATTTCTTCACAActcatgcaaattaagaaacgctgcaaattCTGCTGCAAATACCACTGACCACAttggaaatgtttcaaggagacACCAAAAAATTGTCAGACCCAGCTGGGATTTGTTTATcgtgcagtggctactggtcagtggagttgttgttttttttaaacaccctgattgcatgattcctttatcttttggatattattagcctaaataagctgaataattacatgcTTAAATGTAAAACGTTACTTAAGATGGCTTACTTTAATTtcctcagctaaatataatttcaaggttaatgaaaataaatttgcaatgcttcattaattgtttcttaatgtgcatgtgtggtgatgatttgcagcgtttcgttatatgcatggtttgtgatgatttgcagcgtttcgttatatgcatgtgttgtgatgatttgcagcgcgttttgttatatgcatggtttgtgatgatttgcagcgtttcgttatatgcatgtgttgtgatgatttgcagcgtttcgttatatgcatggtttgtgatgatttgcagcgtttcgttatatgcatggtttgtgatgatttgcagcgcgtttcgttatatgcatgtgttgtgatgatttgcagcgcgttttgttatatgcatgtgttgtgatgatttgcaacacgtGTTGTCAAACTAATGAAGaggttttcttcatttgctggtgttttttcagtttgcatgtgttttcttaagttgcagcgtgttgagctttCTTGGCCACCGTATAAATGTGGTCTTCAGTAAACAAGTACACATGCTGACAATGTTAGGAGTTAAAAGCAGAGGTAGATAACAAAAATACCAAACTGTTGCAGGTTGACACAGGCTTTAACACCATCAGTCAGTTTTTACAGTGATCTGTGCAATCCAGCCACAAATTCATGATAGTAGGGTTCTGAAATGAGAGAACGACAAAAGTCACAGCCTTTCTCATGTtaaacttttcatttaaaattacatgCTGTCAAATTCTTATCTCAAATTCTACCAGGTGATCTGGTGTGTAACAAACCTGAGTCGGGCTCAATGATGGCATGTCTGATGAGGAAGTCCAGAACCACCATGGCACAGTTCGGCTTGAACTCCTCACTGACCAGGAGATCTTTCACCTGAAATTACCATGTGACGCATAGGAGAATGGGGGTAAGATGTGCCACCCCTTAGTCTAGGAAACTGCACATATATTTTAGAAAGCTGCCTGACATAAAAGTAACCACTTAATATGCTATAGATTTTTTTGCATGTCAAAGTACGTTTTCatgttcaaaatacattttatgtcaaagcaaactttatataaaatacatcacGTGGCATTCCAACCTAAAATCAATGGGATGCCTTCACCTTCTCTATTGGATAGTAGTAAAACGCTTGCACTTCTCCGTCTCCAATGTGAGGCTGAAAATTGAGAGGCAGCTCTAAATCAAAAACAAACTGACACTCAGGAAATATTCCTTCGTCATCCTCGTAGGTGTAGCTACAGAGAAAAGAAACAGAGGGAGGCATGAACTGGAGATTCAAGATTGCAGAATACCTTTTAATTCAGCTAAACATAGTGAACAGTTTCCAGGCAGAAATGGTGCATGTGACAGGATTTCATGTCTTTGATCAACACTGACGTGTTCTAAGCCTGCGTGAAACCTGAATTCTGGTCATCTTCATTTGTGCGCACAGAATATTTCTCTGGAAACCTGCCAGCTGGAAGCTATTTCTGGCATTTCTGCTGTACAAATCAGTCTCTTGTGCAGGGGAGTTGAGAGAGTTTATATCTACCCTGGTATCTTGGAAAGGTTTTTAATAAGGGAAAACTCtgccatgcatttttttataaaaaaatcggCAGTTACCAATTGCTTTTGTTCTTTGTAATAGTTCTAAATGATCTGTAGCGACCTAACCTAAATAGtggaatagaaataaaaaataaaataaaggatttAAGCACCTCACAGTTCCCACAGGACGCGCTTGCTCTGCCAGGCCTGGAGGGATACAGGCCTCCTCTTCACACTCTTTAACCATGGTATGCCTTACACTACAGCCTGCTGCCAGTCCTCCAGCTGCCTGAGTGATAAATCCAATCCATTAAACACCCCGTTACATCAAAATAGCTTTGTGGTTATCTTTTTGCTAGTGTACTTACAATTTATGTTTgcactgtttttaatttttgcacaATTAGTTAGCCTGTACCCCAAACTTGTGAACAATagtgcaaaaattaaaaacaatgcaaacaTAAATTGTAAGTACTGTATATTGCCACAAAGGCAATATACAGTACAAAAAGTGTGTACAAGAATGTACTATTTAAGTATGTATAAATATGTGTAATTTAACGGCAACAAAAGTACAGATGtagcggtagcactttattttacagtcctgttcctcatgtacatactatgtacttattatggtaattacaataactatgtaataactagttaccaaccctgaacctacccctaaacctaaccctaccccatgtagttaccttgtattaccagaactttcttagataaatacactgtaagtacagtataaatacatgttagtacacgtactgtaaaataaagtgcaaccaatgtAGCACTACCTTAATTGGAGGGATCCTTGAGGTCCAGCACTGAAGTGTTGATGAGATATGACTGGTTAAGTCAAATGAGTGTGTAGTGTGAAGGAGTCATAGATCTATGTGTTAGAAGTAACAGAGtgattcatcatactgttgactCAACCTGTGGTGTAAGCTTGGTCCGGCTCGTCTTGTAATGAGctgattaatttgtttattaataaattaccaTGTTGTCCAGTCTTCCTGGATACGTCTGTTTGGTCAGAGATCGTCGTGCTAGCCACATATTAAGGTTGCCACTTGAATCCCGTGTGTAGCCATTGACATGGACGCCGTACCGTTTCACTCCAAACAGACCTGCGTTTGACCATTATTTATAAACAGCTGTAAGTGTCACTGGCTTTGACAGTAGAAGcatgaaattaatatttcattaacatACTTGTAGCTGCTCTCTCCATATACATCAACGGAGGGTCGCAATACCTGGGCATCACAGCATATTGCTGAAAATAAAATTCATCCTACATCAAAAGTGAAGAACAAATCAGGATTTATAAAGGCAAGAACTGCATATCTGTATACAGCAACTTAAAtccaattaaatgtttattataatgcAAGGATAAACAGACAATCACaatatgcattaatattattttacgcAAAAAATGAGCAACTGCTTTGCTAATTCTGTCAATGAAATGAAttcgaaaaaataaaataaaacaataatttgaaTTGAGGCACTTGTTGACATTGAGCTTGAATTTAAGATgaactaaattactaaattgtTACCTGACATATAATATCCGttaactgaaatcaaataaaatgtaaaaaaaaaattattataataatttaacttgatgattcaatttaacttttttttatttaactgaaataaaaattaataaaaactgtatggacatttataaaataaaaactactaaaAAATGAGAAAACCACACAATGactaaactttaactaaaattaaaaggaaaaataaaaattctaaacaacTGCCCAAGAATAAGAAGGAAGATGCGTACTTATCTAGCATGTACCAGAGATGTCTCACCTCATCTCTCCAGCCTATGAGACAGGTGAATGATGCCTCTCTCCTCAGCTCCTGCAGGACCTCATCCACAGCCACCGATCTGCTCTCAAAAGTGTCCAGCCCGGAGCAGAAGGTTATAGCGCTCCCATATGGTCTGAAGACAGCAGGAAAACGACCAAGAACTGATGCTACTTTTGGGGAAATCCATCCAACCTGTTCTCCAGCCACCTCAAAACGTAGACAGCTCTCTAAACTAGAACC
Protein-coding sequences here:
- the LOC128018865 gene encoding uncharacterized protein LOC128018865 isoform X2, producing the protein MASWSEKMLQLLRRMNNFHLPGSSLESCLRFEVAGEQVGWISPKVASVLGRFPAVFRPYGSAITFCSGLDTFESRSVAVDEVLQELRREASFTCLIGWRDEQYAVMPRYCDPPLMYMERAATSLFGVKRYGVHVNGYTRDSSGNLNMWLARRSLTKQTYPGRLDNMAAGGLAAGCSVRHTMVKECEEEACIPPGLAEQARPVGTVSYTYEDDEGIFPECQFVFDLELPLNFQPHIGDGEVQAFYYYPIEKVKDLLVSEEFKPNCAMVVLDFLIRHAIIEPDSEPYYHEFVAGLHRSL
- the LOC128018865 gene encoding uncharacterized protein LOC128018865 isoform X1, translating into MASWSEKMLQLLRRMNNFHLPGSSLESCLRFEVAGEQVGWISPKVASVLGRFPAVFRPYGSAITFCSGLDTFESRSVAVDEVLQELRREASFTCLIGWRDEDEFYFQQYAVMPRYCDPPLMYMERAATSLFGVKRYGVHVNGYTRDSSGNLNMWLARRSLTKQTYPGRLDNMAAGGLAAGCSVRHTMVKECEEEACIPPGLAEQARPVGTVSYTYEDDEGIFPECQFVFDLELPLNFQPHIGDGEVQAFYYYPIEKVKDLLVSEEFKPNCAMVVLDFLIRHAIIEPDSEPYYHEFVAGLHRSL